The genomic window CTATTTCTTCATATTTAGTTCCTGGCTTCCCATAGTTACACCATGGATCAATCGAAATCCCTCCACGTGGAGTAAACTTCCCCCAAACCTCGATATATCTTGGATCAAGTAATTTAATTAAATCGTTCATAATGATATTGACACAATCCTCATGAAAATCACCATGATTTCTAAAACTAAATAAATATAACTTTAATGATTTACTTTCAACAAGTTTTTGATCAGGGATATATGAAATATACATAGTTGCAAAATCAGGTTGATGTGTAAGCGGGCATAGACTAGTGAACTCTGGACAATTAAACTTTACAAAATAATCACGATTTGAATGAAGATTATCTACTGCCTCAAGGACCTCTGGTGCATATTCAAATGAATATTGAGTATTTTGATTACCTAATAGTGTCAAATCTTTTAAACCTTCTTCATGGCTACGGCCAGACATAAAAAAACCCTCCTTGTAAAATGTTTCCCAACACTTTTCAAAAGAGGCTTCACCAATTATTCTATAAAAACCTTATGTAAAAACAGAAAATACCATATCCGATTATGGACATGGCATTTGTCATGTTACCATAGTTTTTTATAGAGGGTATCAGCTATGAACCTCTTCATATTCTAGTCCGGGCATTCTTTACTCCAATATCTTATATAATATAAGCGAGAACGTCAAATGGAAATTTTTTTGAACAAGAAAACCTTCCCAATTTAATAACCATTTACAAAGGCTATGATTGTTTCCCTTTCATCTTCTGTAAGTTCCCTTTTAACGTGTTTTTCGTATTCCTGAATTATTCTCTGTTTATCTGCGCCACAAATATCTGTATATTTCGCAATGGTTCTAAGCATGGTGGCTTCCTGATTAAATTCCTCTTTTGAAATCGGCTTTTGATGCGAAGGGATATATGTATCTGCATCAAATGATTCCAATTCATCTAATAGCCGAAGGGTTTCGTTGATTGTATAGTTTTCTTTTTCGGAAAAAATATCAGGATAAATGCAGTCTCCAAGAAAGAGAGTCTTTTCTTCTTGGATATATACTATACTTGAGTCTGCAGCGTGATCCCCGCCAACGTGTTGTACGATACAAGTTACCCCGCCAAGGTCAATTTCAACTCGTTTTTCAAAGTTAAATCCGGCAAGACAATTGTGATATCCCGGTGATCCGTGAATTCCTTCTTAATTGCATTTGCACAAAATTCAATTTCTGATCCTTCTTTCACTCGTGCATCCAATGCCTCGTCTGACCATGAAAGCGGAATTAATTTCTCCGTTTCTTTCCTCGTTTCTTTGGAAGCAATAGAAACTGTATTAGGTAACGCTGGAAGACCAAAGATATGATCCCAATGCCAGTGAGTAAGGACCACCATATCAGGATTTGGGACCTGTTTTTTTGTAAGTTCATTCAGAAAATAATTGGTATGGTTTTCCGAGTTGCCTGCATCAATCATTAATGTCTTATTATTGCCAACCACCATTCCAAGAATAGGCCGGTCGGTCTCCGATATTGGAGTGATACACCAAAAACTTTTACCAATCTTCTCAATCGAGTGCATAAATGACTTCCTCCTTTCCTTCATAATAGTTTTGTCGAATAACGGGAATTTACTCCATAGGGCGGTTATTTTAAAAACAATCACTACTTATGATACGGTTCTCCATAACACATCAAAATGAGATTCTCTTGGATTTTTTTGAAATAACAAAAAGAATGCTAAATAAAACCCGTCCCATGATGGTTTTCATCTCAATTCCTTTTAAATAAGAAGTCTTATCCTCAATTAAGTAACCAGCGAAAGTAAAATAAGCGGAGATTTTTCGGTTAGATGCAGAATGGTGCTCATTTCGGGGTAAATAAGGGGAGGTTTTCCGACTATGCAAAGCAAAATCCCTCATTTTCACGTTTTTCGATTCAATAGGCGGAATCTCTCCGTCTATTTAAGCTATTTTTCATTCAATTTACTAATTAAGCGAATTCTTTCCGACTATTTATCTGATAGGGTGCTTAACCTGATCCCCCAACCGATAAGAGCGGACTCTTTTGATCCCAGATGCGGGAATCAACATCTTTTTATCAACTAGTTGAGAAAGTACTTTTTTAACCGTCTTGTCACTTAGTTTCAAATAATTCTCGACTTCTTTAGGGGATATAGCTTCTCCTTTTCGAATCGCTAGCCGAAGCACTTCCTTTTCGACAAAGGACAGAGATGTCTGGTCCAGTTCATCACCCAGCCATTGGCCAATCACTTGCTGAACAATCTGTTGGCATCTCCGAGGTTTCTCTTTCACTTGGTCATAAGAAAAGCGGATCACGGACCATCCGTCAATCACCAACTGGTTTTGTCGTTCCAGGTTGTCGGAAAATTGCCATCTGCTTATATTCTTTAGGTGAGGGCCATACCCATCGACCTCAAGGCAAATCCGGATGGCGGGGCGAATATAAGCAAAATCCAAATATCTTTTGCCATTCTTGAAATCATCAACTTCATATTCTGGATGAAGATACTTGAATTGGTAAAATAAAGGCCACCACACTTGCTTCAAAAACAACATTTCAGCCTGATTGTGACCTTCTTGTAAGCGCCGCAACCTTTCACCGGTTCTTGCCTTCAAGTGAGTATTCAAAAAGGCCAGGTATTCTTCTTCAAATCCCATAGCATCACTTCTCCTATTCAATGGTCATGTTCTTTTTCAGCACCCTCTATATACTATATCCGGTCTATGATTTAAACAAAATTTAGTGGACAGACCTTAACTAATTTGGAAACCGTTCTTTCCTCAGTTTCTTCTAATATCAAATTTTGAATATATATTCGATGCCACGAATGAATCATTACTTTTATATATTCATTTGAACTTCGGACAGATTTTTAACATTAATGAGTGTGAATGCGAGTGAAAAAAAGAGGTTTAATGTAGCTTCAATTGGAGAAAGTATAAGGCAAATAAAGACTTACAGAATAGCTAATATTAAAAGAATATTTTAAGAGGAATTTGAGGATAGAACTATTTTTATTTTAATAGAATTCTA from Bacillus sp. DTU_2020_1000418_1_SI_GHA_SEK_038 includes these protein-coding regions:
- the queF gene encoding preQ(1) synthase — its product is MSGRSHEEGLKDLTLLGNQNTQYSFEYAPEVLEAVDNLHSNRDYFVKFNCPEFTSLCPLTHQPDFATMYISYIPDQKLVESKSLKLYLFSFRNHGDFHEDCVNIIMNDLIKLLDPRYIEVWGKFTPRGGISIDPWCNYGKPGTKYEEIANYRLMNHDLNPEKIDNR
- a CDS encoding DNA-binding response regulator, whose protein sequence is MGFEEEYLAFLNTHLKARTGERLRRLQEGHNQAEMLFLKQVWWPLFYQFKYLHPEYEVDDFKNGKRYLDFAYIRPAIRICLEVDGYGPHLKNISRWQFSDNLERQNQLVIDGWSVIRFSYDQVKEKPRRCQQIVQQVIGQWLGDELDQTSLSFVEKEVLRLAIRKGEAISPKEVENYLKLSDKTVKKVLSQLVDKKMLIPASGIKRVRSYRLGDQVKHPIR